A portion of the Oscillospiraceae bacterium genome contains these proteins:
- the rdgB gene encoding RdgB/HAM1 family non-canonical purine NTP pyrophosphatase: MKICAATGNAGKLRELRRILEAQGHEVVSQKELGITIEPDETGTTFAENALIKAETICKVSGLPTIADDSGLCVDALGGAPGVYSARYCGHHGDDEANNDKLLDAMKEVPEGKRGAKFVSAVCFILPDGRHLTCMGECPGSIAFERLNGDYGFGYDPLFIPADCGVGKRDKRPNTEHRSYAQLTPDEKDAISHRGNALAVLEKQLPEFLGAVTEEGIIAQVSGTVEIELK; this comes from the coding sequence ATGAAAATTTGTGCAGCCACCGGCAATGCCGGAAAGCTCCGCGAACTGCGCCGCATCCTGGAAGCGCAGGGCCACGAGGTGGTGAGCCAGAAGGAACTGGGCATCACCATCGAGCCGGACGAGACGGGCACCACCTTTGCAGAGAATGCCCTCATCAAGGCTGAAACGATCTGCAAGGTCAGCGGTCTGCCCACCATCGCCGATGATTCCGGCCTGTGTGTGGACGCACTGGGCGGTGCACCCGGCGTCTACAGTGCCCGTTACTGCGGCCACCACGGCGATGACGAGGCCAACAACGACAAGCTGCTGGACGCCATGAAGGAGGTCCCGGAGGGAAAGCGCGGGGCAAAGTTTGTTTCGGCGGTGTGCTTCATCCTGCCGGACGGCCGACACCTGACCTGCATGGGCGAGTGTCCGGGCAGCATCGCCTTCGAGCGGCTGAACGGGGACTACGGTTTCGGGTACGACCCGCTGTTCATCCCCGCAGACTGCGGCGTGGGCAAGCGGGACAAGCGCCCCAACACCGAGCACCGCAGCTATGCCCAGCTGACCCCGGACGAAAAGGACGCCATCAGCCACCGCGGCAACGCGCTGGCTGTGCTGGAAAAGCAGCTGCCGGAGTTTTTGGGTGCAGTCACGGAAGAAGGCATCATCGCACAGGTATCTGGA
- the ftsY gene encoding signal recognition particle-docking protein FtsY yields the protein MGFFGFGKKEKDKMKTGLEKTRTGFWGSIMNTLTGSVIDDDMYDELEEKLILADVGGDVAVHLVDKLRDRVQEKGLKTGEQAADALRDIIAEEMTPEAEMDLSGKPAVILVIGVNGVGKTTSIAKLADYYTRQGKRVMLAAGDTFRAAASEQLEIWADRAGVPIVKAGEGADPAAVIFDTVKSATARGYDMVIADTAGRLHNKSNLMAELSKISRSVKKAAPEASLETLLVLDAITGQNAISQAREFCKAADATGIILTKLDGTAKGGCVVAVKQRLGLPVRFIGVGEGIDDLLPFTPEGFVEELLPREWKH from the coding sequence ATGGGGTTCTTCGGATTCGGAAAAAAAGAAAAAGACAAGATGAAAACGGGCCTGGAAAAGACCCGCACCGGCTTCTGGGGCAGCATTATGAATACGCTCACCGGCAGCGTGATCGACGATGACATGTACGATGAGCTGGAAGAAAAGCTGATCCTGGCCGACGTGGGCGGCGATGTGGCGGTCCATCTGGTGGACAAGCTGCGCGACCGCGTGCAGGAAAAGGGCCTCAAGACCGGCGAACAGGCGGCAGATGCCCTGCGCGACATCATTGCCGAGGAGATGACGCCGGAAGCTGAGATGGACCTGAGCGGCAAGCCCGCCGTCATTCTGGTCATCGGGGTCAACGGCGTGGGCAAGACCACCAGCATTGCCAAACTGGCCGATTACTACACCCGGCAGGGCAAGCGGGTGATGCTGGCTGCAGGCGATACCTTCCGTGCTGCTGCCAGTGAGCAGCTGGAGATCTGGGCCGACCGCGCAGGGGTGCCCATCGTGAAGGCCGGAGAGGGTGCCGACCCGGCGGCGGTCATCTTTGACACCGTCAAGTCCGCCACCGCCCGCGGCTACGACATGGTCATTGCCGACACCGCAGGCCGCCTGCACAACAAGTCCAACCTGATGGCCGAGCTGTCCAAGATCAGCCGCAGCGTCAAAAAGGCGGCCCCGGAGGCCAGCCTGGAGACCCTGCTGGTACTGGACGCCATCACCGGCCAGAATGCCATCAGCCAGGCGCGGGAGTTCTGTAAGGCCGCGGATGCCACCGGCATCATCCTGACCAAGCTGGACGGTACCGCCAAGGGCGGCTGCGTCGTGGCGGTCAAGCAGCGTCTGGGCCTGCCGGTGCGCTTCATCGGCGTGGGCGAGGGCATCGACGACCTGCTGCCCTTCACCCCGGAGGGCTTTGTGGAAGAGCTGCTGCCGCGTGAGTGGAAGCACTGA
- the smc gene encoding chromosome segregation protein SMC, translated as MVFKELEIQGFKSFPDKVKITFDAGVTGVVGPNGSGKSNLSDAVRWVLGETSSRQLRAAGKMEDVIFGGTRRRSAMGFASVRLTLDNTGHTLDVDADEVTIGRKYYRSGDSEYTINGQVCRLRDVYELLLDTGIGRDGYSVIGQGRIAEIVAAKSSERREIFEEACGIAKYRYRKTEAERRLAAAGENLERLRDILGELESRVGPLEKESAKAQKFLELSEQRKTLEVTLWTDSVHRARDTVRQQVRDYETAQADYERFDGEAKAAEQEAEEIRMQAQQLTISVERLNGDIRSITEQISGSDSRIAVLENDILRNEESIASLRSEIEAGEQDGAEADAALQRHRAVAAKMEAEGEKLAAEIDALNAELEQLADASNASGARKDTLRAEITDLTAKRTEAQVAQAAAEAAEETARQRLPALEQAVQEGTDQWETARQDLTDTIRYREMLTENEKQLANVRSGLELKLKNRKAALDEADTAEQRLGRELDAARQRLSVLRELEKNMDGYQNSVKAVMRAAGARRLRGIIGPVSAILKVEPGCEVAVETALGAALQNIVVENEAAAKAAIALLRSDNAGRATFLPLDTVQPGVFRGRLSGTARLASSLVQADARYDNIVSNLLGRIIVVEDINEASRVARDNGFRSRVVTMDGQVINAGGSFTGGSVQRSAGLFTRKQEMEELRIRAAKLQKDCLAAQEKTDQCKEQVDALQAELTATASEQITAANDRVRAEAEQKRLEAAAAQLETARNARRQEIDTLQAALADSRAKAEDAAKLQAELTEKIDRRTAEMSRIAEGDDSFLTRQNALAQDLSAKRLEQVTRQKDAELAYSQIAALEQRARDAAARRTSLEESVAALAARSDACRAEIADIRQTRADSQTTIAQKETEIREATQKRLARQQAETETLARARTAADSREEMSREMARLAERKAAAENEYDQTVAKLWDEYQLSVSQAEALCVEFDSLPALRAQVADLRGKIRALGSVNVSAIEEYKEVKARYDALVTQVTDVEESRNELSRMISKLSAQMREIFTDSFRAINENFGRVFAELFGGGEASLMLEDESDVLSSGIGIRVAPPGKVIKNLEALSGGEQALVAISIYFAILAVNPAPFCILDEIEAALDDANVVRFAQYLRRVSDKTQFIVITHRRGTMEAANVLYGVTMQEDGVSKLLKLDLEQVDATLVS; from the coding sequence ATGGTATTCAAGGAACTGGAGATCCAGGGCTTCAAGAGCTTCCCCGACAAGGTAAAGATCACCTTTGACGCCGGTGTCACCGGCGTGGTGGGCCCCAACGGCTCCGGCAAGTCGAACCTTTCGGACGCAGTGCGCTGGGTGCTGGGCGAGACCAGCTCCCGCCAGCTGCGTGCGGCGGGCAAGATGGAGGATGTGATCTTTGGCGGCACCCGGCGGCGCAGCGCCATGGGCTTTGCCAGTGTGCGCCTGACGCTGGACAACACCGGCCACACGCTGGACGTGGACGCCGACGAAGTGACCATCGGCCGCAAATATTACCGCTCCGGCGATAGCGAATATACCATCAACGGGCAGGTGTGCCGCCTGCGCGACGTGTACGAGCTGCTGCTGGATACCGGCATCGGCCGCGACGGCTATTCGGTCATCGGGCAGGGGCGCATCGCGGAGATCGTGGCGGCCAAGAGCAGCGAGCGGCGCGAGATCTTTGAAGAGGCCTGCGGCATTGCCAAATACCGCTACCGCAAGACCGAGGCCGAGCGCCGTCTGGCTGCGGCGGGCGAGAATCTGGAGCGCCTGCGGGACATCCTGGGTGAGCTGGAAAGCCGGGTCGGCCCGCTGGAAAAAGAGAGCGCCAAGGCACAGAAATTCCTGGAATTGAGCGAACAGCGCAAAACGCTGGAAGTGACCCTGTGGACCGACAGCGTGCACCGGGCCCGCGATACCGTGCGCCAGCAGGTGCGGGATTACGAGACGGCACAGGCGGACTACGAGCGCTTTGACGGCGAGGCAAAGGCCGCCGAGCAGGAGGCTGAGGAGATCCGGATGCAGGCACAGCAGCTGACCATTTCGGTCGAGCGCCTGAATGGGGATATCCGCAGCATCACCGAGCAGATCAGCGGTTCGGACAGCCGCATTGCCGTGCTGGAAAACGACATCCTCCGCAACGAGGAAAGCATCGCCTCCCTGCGCAGCGAGATCGAAGCCGGGGAGCAGGACGGCGCAGAAGCGGATGCCGCCCTGCAGCGCCACCGGGCCGTGGCCGCCAAAATGGAAGCCGAGGGCGAGAAGCTGGCGGCGGAGATCGACGCCCTGAACGCAGAACTGGAACAGCTGGCCGACGCCAGCAATGCCAGCGGTGCCCGAAAGGACACCCTGCGGGCCGAGATCACCGACCTGACAGCCAAGCGCACCGAAGCACAGGTGGCACAGGCTGCCGCCGAAGCCGCCGAGGAAACGGCCCGTCAGCGCCTGCCGGCACTGGAGCAGGCCGTGCAGGAGGGCACCGACCAGTGGGAGACGGCCAGACAGGACCTGACCGACACCATCCGCTACCGGGAGATGCTGACCGAAAACGAAAAACAACTGGCCAATGTGCGCTCCGGGCTGGAACTCAAGCTCAAAAACCGCAAGGCTGCGCTGGACGAGGCCGACACCGCCGAACAGCGGCTGGGCCGGGAGCTGGATGCAGCCCGCCAGCGGCTGTCGGTGCTGCGGGAGCTGGAAAAGAACATGGACGGCTACCAGAACTCGGTCAAGGCCGTCATGCGCGCCGCCGGGGCCCGCCGCCTGCGGGGCATCATCGGGCCGGTGTCGGCCATCCTGAAGGTGGAGCCCGGCTGCGAAGTGGCCGTGGAAACGGCGCTGGGCGCGGCCCTGCAGAACATCGTGGTGGAAAACGAAGCCGCGGCCAAGGCGGCCATTGCCCTGCTGCGCAGCGACAATGCGGGCCGGGCCACCTTCCTGCCGCTGGACACGGTGCAGCCCGGGGTGTTCCGGGGACGGCTGTCCGGCACCGCACGGCTGGCCTCCAGCCTGGTGCAGGCCGATGCACGGTATGACAACATTGTGTCGAACCTGCTGGGCCGCATCATTGTGGTGGAGGACATCAACGAGGCCTCCCGCGTGGCGCGGGACAATGGTTTCCGCAGCCGGGTGGTGACCATGGACGGTCAGGTGATCAACGCGGGCGGCAGCTTTACCGGCGGCAGCGTGCAGCGCAGCGCCGGGCTGTTCACCCGCAAGCAGGAGATGGAAGAACTGCGCATCAGGGCCGCAAAGCTGCAGAAGGACTGCCTTGCCGCGCAGGAAAAGACCGACCAGTGCAAGGAACAGGTGGACGCCCTGCAGGCTGAGCTGACCGCTACCGCCAGCGAGCAGATCACCGCAGCCAATGACCGGGTGCGTGCTGAGGCAGAGCAGAAGCGGCTGGAAGCCGCTGCCGCCCAGCTGGAAACGGCACGGAACGCCCGCCGACAGGAGATCGACACCCTGCAGGCTGCGCTGGCCGACAGCCGCGCAAAGGCAGAGGACGCCGCAAAGCTGCAGGCAGAGCTCACTGAAAAGATCGACCGGCGCACCGCCGAGATGAGCCGCATCGCGGAGGGCGATGACAGCTTCCTGACCCGGCAGAATGCGCTGGCACAGGACCTGAGCGCCAAGCGGCTGGAACAGGTGACCCGCCAGAAGGACGCGGAGCTGGCCTACAGCCAGATCGCCGCGCTGGAACAGCGGGCCAGGGATGCCGCCGCCCGCCGAACCTCACTGGAAGAGAGCGTGGCGGCACTGGCCGCCCGCAGCGACGCCTGCCGTGCCGAGATCGCGGACATCCGGCAGACCCGCGCCGACAGCCAGACCACCATTGCACAGAAGGAAACTGAGATCCGCGAGGCGACCCAGAAACGTCTGGCCCGCCAGCAGGCGGAGACCGAAACGCTGGCCCGTGCCCGCACAGCGGCCGACAGCCGCGAGGAAATGAGCCGGGAGATGGCCCGTCTGGCAGAGCGCAAGGCGGCGGCCGAGAACGAATACGACCAGACCGTGGCAAAGCTGTGGGATGAATATCAGCTTTCGGTCAGTCAGGCCGAGGCGCTTTGTGTGGAGTTCGACAGCCTGCCCGCTTTGCGGGCACAGGTGGCCGACCTGCGCGGCAAGATCCGTGCGCTGGGCAGCGTGAACGTGAGCGCCATTGAGGAATACAAAGAGGTCAAGGCGCGGTATGACGCGCTGGTCACGCAGGTGACCGATGTGGAGGAGAGCCGAAATGAGCTGTCCCGCATGATCTCGAAACTCTCAGCTCAGATGCGGGAGATCTTCACCGACAGCTTCCGCGCCATCAACGAAAACTTTGGCCGCGTCTTTGCCGAGCTGTTCGGCGGCGGCGAAGCCAGCCTGATGCTGGAAGATGAGAGCGATGTGCTCTCCTCCGGCATCGGCATCCGGGTGGCCCCGCCGGGCAAGGTCATCAAGAATCTGGAGGCCCTTTCCGGCGGCGAACAGGCGCTGGTGGCCATCAGCATCTACTTTGCCATTCTGGCGGTCAACCCGGCTCCGTTCTGCATTCTGGACGAGATCGAGGCAGCACTGGACGACGCCAACGTGGTGCGGTTTGCCCAGTATCTGCGCCGGGTGAGCGACAAGACCCAGTTCATCGTCATCACCCACCGCCGCGGCACGATGGAAGCTGCCAACGTGCTCTATGGCGTGACCATGCAGGAGGACGGCGTGTCCAAGCTGCTCAAACTGGATCTGGAACAGGTTGACGCGACGCTGGTTTCCTGA
- the rnc gene encoding ribonuclease III, translating into MSHPLESIIGYTFKNPELLETALTHTSYANESRAPVKHNERLEFLGDSVLQIVSADYLFHAYADRPEGDLTRIRASLVSEGALFQFAQEIHLGEYLRLGRGEERCGGRTRPSVVSDAFEAVIAALYLDGGMEVARNFILPFITEGKHAEADYKTRLQEIVQQNPEERLSYVVESESGPDHDKHFVVAVRFNSDRVARGEGRSKKAAEQHAAKEALKLLGVIKEK; encoded by the coding sequence ATGAGCCATCCGTTGGAATCGATCATTGGTTATACGTTCAAAAACCCGGAGCTGCTGGAAACGGCGCTCACCCACACCAGCTACGCCAACGAGAGCCGCGCCCCGGTGAAGCACAACGAGCGGCTGGAGTTTCTGGGCGACAGCGTGCTGCAGATCGTCTCGGCAGACTACCTGTTCCACGCCTACGCCGACCGGCCGGAGGGCGACCTGACCCGCATCCGCGCCAGTCTGGTCAGCGAAGGGGCTTTATTCCAGTTCGCGCAGGAGATCCATCTGGGCGAGTACCTGCGGCTGGGCCGCGGCGAAGAGCGCTGCGGCGGCCGCACCCGCCCCAGTGTGGTATCGGACGCCTTTGAGGCGGTGATCGCTGCCCTGTATCTGGACGGCGGCATGGAGGTCGCCCGCAATTTCATCCTGCCCTTCATCACCGAGGGCAAGCACGCCGAGGCCGACTACAAGACCCGCCTGCAGGAGATCGTGCAGCAGAACCCCGAAGAGCGGCTGAGCTATGTGGTGGAGAGCGAGTCCGGCCCGGACCACGACAAGCACTTTGTGGTGGCCGTGCGCTTCAACTCGGACCGGGTGGCCCGGGGCGAGGGCCGCAGCAAGAAGGCCGCCGAGCAGCATGCCGCCAAAGAGGCCCTGAAGCTGCTGGGCGTGATAAAGGAAAAGTAA
- the plsX gene encoding phosphate acyltransferase PlsX: MKIIVDMMGGDNAPLAVLEGTAQAVKEYGVQILGVGNEELVRRTAADNNIPLDGIELVNCTEVIEMCDEPARAIRQKKDSSIVVGLNLLKEGKGGAFVSAGSTGALHVGASLIVRTLRGVKRPALATMVPAKKQAYLLLDCGANVECRPEMLAAFAVMGSCYVNKVEGRRDPSVALANNGAEESKGTPVLKEAHQLLKTTPGIRFVGNIEPRDVPNGEVDVVVCDGFTGNVILKLTEGVAKMLLGMLKQMFLANFGGKIAYLLLKGGVSDLKHQMDSEEYGGAPFLGAKQPVIKAHGSSKAKGIKNAIRQAKTCVENDLCGTMQSALDELAAANKPEE; the protein is encoded by the coding sequence ATGAAGATCATTGTAGACATGATGGGCGGCGACAACGCCCCTCTGGCCGTGCTGGAAGGCACGGCACAGGCCGTGAAGGAATACGGCGTGCAGATCCTCGGCGTGGGCAATGAGGAACTGGTGCGCAGGACGGCGGCGGACAATAACATCCCGCTGGACGGCATCGAGCTGGTGAACTGCACCGAGGTCATCGAGATGTGCGATGAACCTGCCCGCGCCATCCGCCAGAAGAAGGATTCTTCCATCGTGGTGGGTCTGAACCTGCTGAAGGAGGGCAAGGGCGGCGCCTTTGTCTCTGCCGGCAGCACCGGTGCACTGCATGTGGGCGCAAGCCTCATCGTGCGCACCCTCCGGGGGGTAAAGCGTCCGGCTCTGGCCACCATGGTGCCCGCCAAAAAGCAGGCTTACCTGCTGCTGGACTGCGGTGCCAACGTGGAGTGCCGCCCAGAGATGCTGGCCGCCTTTGCCGTCATGGGCAGCTGCTATGTGAACAAGGTGGAGGGCCGCAGGGACCCCAGCGTGGCGCTGGCCAACAACGGTGCCGAGGAGAGCAAGGGCACCCCCGTGCTCAAGGAGGCCCACCAGCTGCTGAAAACGACCCCGGGCATCCGCTTTGTGGGCAACATCGAGCCCCGCGACGTGCCGAACGGCGAAGTGGACGTGGTGGTGTGCGACGGCTTTACCGGCAACGTGATCCTCAAGCTGACCGAGGGCGTGGCCAAGATGCTGCTGGGCATGCTCAAGCAGATGTTCCTGGCAAACTTCGGCGGCAAGATCGCCTACCTGCTGCTCAAGGGCGGCGTGTCGGACCTGAAGCACCAGATGGACAGCGAGGAATACGGCGGCGCACCCTTCCTGGGCGCAAAGCAGCCGGTCATCAAGGCCCACGGCTCCTCCAAGGCCAAGGGCATCAAGAACGCCATCCGGCAGGCCAAGACCTGCGTGGAGAACGACCTGTGCGGCACCATGCAGTCTGCCCTGGATGAGCTTGCGGCGGCAAACAAACCGGAGGAATAA
- the trmFO gene encoding methylenetetrahydrofolate--tRNA-(uracil(54)-C(5))-methyltransferase (FADH(2)-oxidizing) TrmFO, with the protein MSDYKVTVLGAGLAGCEAALWLAGKGVQVDLYEQKPMHFSPAHKSEGFAELICSNSLKAERLDSASGLLKEEMRRMGSQLLQAAEVARVAAGGALAVDRDAFSAEVTRRVEECPNITVHRQPVEHIDESAPILVATGPLTDGKLADEIGALTGDERLHFYDAVAPIVTAESLDYNKVFAASRYGRGDADYLNCPFNKAEYEAFHAALAAAERAPLHDFDTGAEQSARPDPDAHGKKADTVTVYEGCMPIEIMAARGADTMRFGPLRPVGLVDPNTGHRPWANVQLRAENKERTLYNIVGFQTNLKWGEQKRVFSMIPGLEHAEFVRYGVMHRNTFLDAPRVLSAGLCLKEHPNVFFAGQITGFEGYMESAACGLLAARNLYARLEGRELPPPPADTMCGALVQYLTTENKNFQPMGANMGILPPLPEDKRPRDKRLRYMAQAERAVASFQQWLDETAL; encoded by the coding sequence ATGAGCGATTATAAAGTAACTGTTCTGGGCGCCGGTCTGGCGGGCTGCGAAGCGGCCCTGTGGCTGGCCGGTAAGGGCGTACAGGTGGACCTGTATGAGCAGAAGCCGATGCACTTCTCGCCCGCACACAAGAGCGAGGGCTTTGCGGAGCTGATCTGCTCCAACAGCCTCAAGGCCGAACGGCTGGACTCTGCGTCCGGCCTGCTGAAGGAAGAGATGCGCCGCATGGGCAGCCAGCTGCTGCAGGCGGCGGAGGTGGCCCGCGTGGCCGCCGGCGGAGCCCTGGCAGTGGACCGGGACGCCTTCAGCGCGGAGGTCACCCGCCGGGTGGAGGAGTGCCCCAACATCACCGTGCACCGCCAGCCGGTGGAGCACATCGACGAAAGCGCCCCCATCCTGGTGGCCACCGGCCCCTTGACCGACGGGAAACTGGCGGACGAGATCGGTGCCCTGACCGGCGACGAGCGCCTGCACTTCTACGATGCCGTGGCGCCCATCGTGACGGCCGAGAGCCTGGACTACAACAAGGTGTTTGCCGCCTCCCGCTATGGCCGCGGAGATGCCGACTACCTGAACTGCCCCTTCAACAAGGCCGAGTATGAGGCGTTCCATGCGGCGCTGGCTGCGGCCGAGCGTGCCCCGCTGCACGACTTTGACACCGGGGCAGAGCAGAGCGCCCGGCCCGACCCGGACGCCCACGGCAAAAAGGCCGATACCGTGACCGTGTACGAGGGCTGCATGCCCATCGAGATCATGGCTGCCCGCGGTGCCGACACCATGCGGTTTGGCCCCCTGCGCCCGGTGGGCCTGGTGGACCCCAACACCGGCCACCGCCCCTGGGCCAACGTCCAGCTGCGGGCCGAGAACAAGGAGCGCACCCTGTACAACATCGTGGGCTTCCAGACCAACCTCAAGTGGGGAGAGCAAAAGCGGGTATTCAGCATGATCCCCGGCCTGGAACATGCCGAGTTCGTGCGGTACGGTGTCATGCACCGCAACACCTTCCTGGATGCACCTCGTGTATTGAGTGCGGGCCTGTGCCTGAAGGAGCACCCCAATGTGTTCTTTGCCGGGCAGATCACCGGCTTTGAGGGCTACATGGAAAGTGCCGCCTGTGGCCTTCTGGCTGCGCGGAACCTCTATGCCCGGCTGGAAGGCCGGGAGCTGCCGCCCCCGCCGGCGGACACCATGTGCGGCGCACTGGTGCAGTACCTGACCACCGAGAACAAGAACTTCCAGCCGATGGGCGCGAACATGGGCATCCTGCCCCCGCTGCCGGAGGACAAGCGTCCCCGCGACAAGCGCCTGCGTTACATGGCACAGGCCGAGCGCGCTGTTGCCAGCTTCCAGCAGTGGCTGGATGAAACCGCCCTGTAA
- the topA gene encoding type I DNA topoisomerase, producing MAKLVIVESPAKAKTIGKYLGDDYEVTASMGHIRDLPASQLGIDVEHGYTPQYISIKGKEKLIKELKSKAKHADGVLLATDPDREGEAISWHLANILGLDPHAPNRVTFDEITKKGVKEGMAHPRAIDEDLFNAQQARRVLDRLVGYKLSPFLWRKVRRGLSAGRVQSVAVRLIDDREKEIESFKPDEYWNVDVTLGAGHKSFTARLATDSKGKKLLPKNEAEARAIEKGLEGAEYVVAELKKGKRAKQPTPAFITSTLQQEASRRLGFTATRTMRAAQTLYEGVDIAGHGTMGLITYMRTDSLRISDEAVAAAKEYIAGAYGENYICPYKRVWKTKSATAAQDAHEAIRPSVPSLTPDEVDKSISGDTAKLYRMIWSRFMASQMADCQQDTVSVTVSAADYRFKASGYTVTFDGFTALYEEATDEKEKKETNLPPLEQGQVLKIKELKSEQKFTQPPARYTEATLIKALEENGIGRPSTYAPIITTIIDRGYVERDQKKLKPTLLGRAVDGLMLEQFPHIVDVDFSAQMEKNLDKVESGKADWRKTVDDFYQGFEASLEQAEKNMEGKKVKVPDEPSSEVCDLCGRPMVIKVGKYGKFLACSGFPECRGTKRLVKDTGGICPKCGKGRMLERKSAKGRIYYGCERYPDCDFMTWDMPVATKCEKCGSTLFRKGSKLYCAKEGCGFEMPVPKKD from the coding sequence ATGGCGAAACTAGTGATCGTGGAGTCGCCTGCAAAGGCGAAGACCATTGGCAAATATCTGGGCGATGACTACGAGGTCACCGCCAGCATGGGCCATATCCGGGACCTGCCGGCTTCCCAGCTGGGCATTGATGTGGAGCACGGCTATACGCCCCAGTACATCAGCATCAAAGGCAAGGAAAAGCTCATCAAGGAACTGAAAAGCAAGGCCAAGCACGCCGACGGCGTTCTGCTGGCGACCGACCCGGACCGCGAAGGCGAAGCCATCAGCTGGCACTTGGCCAACATCCTGGGGCTGGACCCCCATGCCCCCAACCGCGTCACCTTTGACGAGATCACCAAAAAGGGCGTGAAGGAGGGCATGGCCCACCCCCGCGCCATCGACGAAGATCTGTTCAACGCCCAGCAGGCCCGCCGTGTGCTGGACCGTCTGGTGGGTTACAAGCTCAGCCCCTTTTTGTGGCGCAAGGTGCGCCGGGGCCTGTCGGCAGGCCGCGTGCAGAGCGTGGCCGTGCGCCTCATCGACGACCGCGAAAAGGAGATCGAGAGCTTCAAGCCGGACGAATACTGGAACGTGGACGTGACGCTGGGTGCCGGGCACAAGAGCTTTACCGCCCGCCTTGCCACCGACAGCAAGGGCAAGAAGCTGCTGCCCAAGAACGAGGCCGAGGCCCGTGCCATCGAAAAGGGCCTGGAAGGGGCCGAGTATGTGGTGGCAGAGCTGAAAAAGGGCAAGCGCGCCAAGCAGCCCACCCCGGCCTTTATCACCAGTACCCTGCAGCAGGAGGCCTCCCGTCGGCTGGGCTTCACGGCTACCCGCACCATGCGGGCTGCCCAGACCCTGTACGAAGGCGTGGACATTGCCGGGCACGGCACCATGGGTCTGATCACCTACATGCGTACCGACAGCCTGCGCATCTCGGACGAAGCCGTTGCCGCTGCCAAGGAGTATATCGCCGGGGCTTACGGCGAAAATTATATCTGCCCCTACAAGCGGGTGTGGAAAACCAAGAGTGCGACCGCTGCGCAGGACGCCCATGAAGCCATCCGTCCCTCGGTGCCGTCCCTGACGCCGGACGAGGTGGACAAGAGCATCAGCGGCGACACCGCCAAGCTCTACCGCATGATCTGGAGCCGCTTTATGGCCAGCCAGATGGCAGACTGCCAGCAGGACACCGTGTCCGTCACCGTGAGCGCGGCAGACTATCGTTTCAAGGCCAGCGGCTACACCGTGACCTTTGACGGCTTTACCGCCCTGTACGAGGAAGCCACCGACGAGAAGGAAAAGAAGGAAACCAACCTTCCCCCGCTGGAACAGGGCCAGGTGCTGAAAATCAAGGAGCTGAAGAGTGAACAGAAGTTCACCCAGCCGCCCGCCCGCTACACCGAAGCCACCCTCATCAAGGCGCTGGAAGAAAACGGCATCGGCCGCCCCTCCACCTATGCGCCCATCATCACCACCATCATCGACCGCGGCTATGTGGAGCGCGACCAGAAAAAGCTCAAGCCCACCCTGCTGGGCCGGGCCGTAGATGGCCTGATGCTGGAGCAGTTCCCCCACATCGTGGACGTGGACTTCTCCGCCCAGATGGAAAAGAATCTGGATAAGGTGGAAAGCGGCAAGGCTGACTGGCGCAAGACGGTGGATGACTTTTACCAGGGCTTTGAGGCCAGCCTGGAGCAGGCCGAAAAGAACATGGAGGGCAAAAAGGTCAAGGTGCCGGACGAGCCTTCCAGCGAGGTGTGCGACCTGTGCGGCCGCCCCATGGTCATCAAGGTGGGCAAGTACGGCAAGTTCCTGGCCTGCAGCGGTTTCCCGGAGTGCCGGGGCACCAAGCGTCTGGTCAAGGACACCGGAGGCATCTGCCCCAAGTGCGGCAAGGGCCGCATGCTGGAGCGCAAGAGCGCAAAGGGCCGCATCTACTACGGCTGCGAGCGCTACCCGGACTGCGACTTCATGACCTGGGATATGCCGGTGGCCACCAAGTGCGAAAAGTGCGGCTCCACCCTCTTCCGCAAGGGCTCCAAGCTCTATTGCGCCAAAGAGGGCTGTGGCTTTGAGATGCCGGTGCCGAAGAAGGATTAA